A stretch of Episyrphus balteatus chromosome 2, idEpiBalt1.1, whole genome shotgun sequence DNA encodes these proteins:
- the LOC129910232 gene encoding ATP-dependent RNA helicase bel-like, producing the protein MPKLKKKPHTVGAFRQRARANRAAKALLKGKIPKIKGQKKKFIAKPILNPIDWSQQDLLPFERNLYQEHPKTAYRSPNEIEEYRQRNEITLHGPTPNPILTFEETHPHFDFCMSEIERQGYKEPTPIQAQGWPIAMSGVNMVGVAKTGSGKTLGFILPAIVHIKAQPPLEPGDGPIALVLAPTRELAQQIHLVAEEFGSHANVRNSCAFGGALKAAQSQKLQSGVEIVIATPGRLIDFLMDETTNLARCTYLVLDEADRMLDMGFEPQIRRILSQIRPDRQILMWSATWPKEVRKLAEDFLGNYLQINIGSLELSANHNIQQNVEVVQEDEKTPRLEELLQEIFNRPGDPGKIIIFAATKKRVDRLVKIMEKKGLDCRAIHGSRKQTERDETLQMFRDGLLRVLIATDVAGRGLDVDGITYVINYDFPQCVEDYIHRIGRTGRKGESGTSYTFFSWKNVKESRPLIKVLQESNSHIDPNLTKLAAGGVSALAGMNTKKIIGHVQQFTVKKGFGCEPVAIPRYGKVQPSYKWVRKDADPAGPGPARPAVVTGIKPSSKVAGLGTARPVDSVGVRPSSTSFSGRGGGSGFGSDHGNKIHSDPRGNGFGNRGGGAGFGNGSQLNERGNGRGFERVPNDSHFNERGNGRGFGRDDSLPRSSFANRGSGSGFGGGPPTKQRKQEESSLDNEIINSILKVVDAKGGVERAILDLKGGGGSHSRGGSKTFGDGDEAFGRNIDNEFSRARHMEGDHDDRGGNNFGRDRRDDGFGGRDERERDFHRRYDDQFQHEEYQRRYGGRGEVGQRHEETFRERSDGFGMKRDGGYESERFPNREDGGFGAGGDSGIGSRYQGGFGGRGDGGIRNRPEGFIHRPDSGGYDERHQHMRHGGGPREDNHLFSRRAEEEHYHRSAYAYERAMHSAHVREREMYRY; encoded by the coding sequence ttcTCAATCCAATTGACTGGAGTCAACAAGACCTCTTGCCATTCGAAAGAAATCTCTACCAAGAACATCCCAAAACAGCCTATCGTTCGCCCAATGAAATCGAAGAATATCGGCAACGCAATGAAATCACTTTACACGGCCCAACGCCAAATCCAATTCTAACATTCGAAGAAACTCATCCGCACTTTGATTTCTGCATGTCAGAAATCGAACGACAGGGTTACAAAGAACCAACTCCAATCCAAGCACAGGGTTGGCCGATTGCCATGAGTGGAGTGAATATGGTGGGCGTTGCAAAAACTGGATCTGGCAAAACGCTGGGTTTTATTTTGCCCGCCATTGTCCACATCAAGGCTCAGCCACCTCTGGAACCCGGCGATGGTCCCATTGCGCTCGTTCTTGCTCCAACTCGAGAATTGGCGCAACAAATCCATCTCGTTGCAGAAGAGTTTGGTTCGCATGCAAATGTTAGAAACTCTTGCGCCTTTGGTGGAGCTTTGAAAGCGGCACAATCTCAAAAACTTCAGTCTGGAGTTGAAATTGTTATTGCAACTCCGGGACGTCTCATTGACTTCCTTATGGATGAAACTACCAATTTGGCTCGTTGCACCTATCTGGTGTTGGATGAAGCCGATAGAATGTTGGATATGGGCTTTGAGCCACAGATCCGACGGATACTGAGTCAAATTCGTCCCGATCGGCAGATTCTCATGTGGAGCGCCACATGGCCAAAAGAGGTGCGTAAATTAGCTGAGGATTTCCTTGGCAATTACCTCCAAATTAATATTGGCTCGCTCGAATTGTCAGCAAATCACAATATCCAACAGAATGTTGAAGTAGTGCAGGAAGATGAAAAAACTCCCCGCTTAGAAGAACTCCTCCAAGAGATCTTCAATCGGCCGGGTGATCCTGGAAAGATAATTATCTTTGCTGCCACGAAAAAGAGAGTCGATCGATTGGTTAAGATTATGGAAAAGAAAGGACTTGACTGCAGGGCAATCCATGGCAGTAGAAAACAAACCGAAAGAGATGAGACGTTGCAAATGTTTAGAGACGGGCTACTCAGAGTTCTAATTGCAACTGATGTCGCTGGTCGTGGTTTGGATGTGGATGGTATAACTTATGTTATCAATTATGATTTCCCTCAGTGTGTGGAGGATTATATTCATCGGATTGGGCGTACGGGACGCAAAGGTGAGAGCGGCACTTCGTATACATTCTTTAGCTGGAAGAATGTGAAAGAATCAAGGCCTCTCATCAAGGTGCTGCAGGAATCGAATTCACATATTGATCCGAATCTAACAAAATTGGCAGCTGGAGGGGTTTCTGCTTTAGCTGGCATGAATACGAAGAAAATCATTGGCCACGTACAACAGTTCACAGTTAAAAAAGGATTTGGATGTGAACCCGTAGCTATTCCTCGTTACGGAAAGGTTCAGCCATCGTACAAATGGGTTCGCAAGGATGCGGATCCTGCTGGACCGGGGCCAGCCCGTCCTGCTGTTGTTACTGGGATAAAACCTTCTAGTAAGGTTGCAGGATTGGGAACAGCCCGTCCTGTCGACAGTGTAGGGGTGAGACCTAGTAGTACCTCCTTCAGTGGAAGAGGTGGAGGGTCTGGATTCGGTTCAGATCATGGCAACAAAATCCATTCAGACCCACGTGGTAATGGATTTGGAAATAGAGGCGGTGGGGCTGGTTTTGGGAATGGTTCCCAATTAAACGAAAGAGGAAATGGTCGTGGATTTGAAAGAGTACCGAATGATTCCCATTTCAATGAAAGAGGCAATGGTCGGGGATTTGGTAGGGATGACAGTCTACCAAGGTCAAGTTTTGCAAACAGAGGCAGTGGTTCTGGCTTCGGTGGTGGTCCACCCACAAAGCAGAGAAAACAAGAAGAAAGTAGCCTGGacaatgaaataataaattccATTCTTAAAGTAGTGGACGCTAAAGGGGGAGTAGAGAGAGCTATTCTTGACCTGAAAGGTGGAGGTGGTTCGCACAGTCGTGGCGGTTCGAAAACTTTTGGTGATGGCGATGAGGCTTTTGGTCGCAATATCGATAATGAATTCTCCCGAGCCAGACACATGGAGGGAGATCATGATGATCGAGGTGGAAATAACTTTGGTCGTGATCGGAGGGATGATGGATTTGGGGGAAGAGATGAAAGGGAGAGGGACTTCCACAGGAGATATGACGATCAGTTTCAACATGAAGAATATCAACGGAGATATGGTGGAAGAGGTGAGGTCGGGCAGAGACACGAGGAAACGTTTCGTGAGAGGAGTGACGGGTTTGGAATGAAGCGCGATGGAGGCTATGAAAGCGAAAGGTTTCCTAACAGAGAAGATGGTGGATTCGGCGCTGGAGGTGATAGTGGTATTGGAAGTAGATACCAAGGTGGATTTGGTGGAAGAGGTGACGGTGGCATTCGAAACAGGCCAGAAGGTTTTATCCATCGGCCAGACAGTGGTGGCTATGACGAAAGACATCAACACATGAGACACGGTGGTGGCCCTCGCGAAGACAATCATCTCTTCTCTCGAAGAGCTGAAGAAGAACACTATCATCGTTCTGCGTATGCTTATGAGCGTGCAATGCATAGTGCACACGTGCGGGAACGGGAAATGTATagatattga